Proteins found in one Paenibacillus borealis genomic segment:
- the ruvB gene encoding Holliday junction branch migration DNA helicase RuvB: MDDRIISANLMMDEQAVELSLRPRYLGEYIGQNQVKENLKIYIEAAKMRSEALDHVLLYGPPGLGKTTLANIIANELGVNLRTTSGPAIERPGDLAALLTNLQEGDVLFIDEIHRLHRTVEEVMYPAMEDFALDIMIGKGPSARSVRLDLPPFTLIGATTRAGLLSAPLRDRFGVVSRLEYYTIDELSFIVSRNAELLGIEILGDAAEEIALRARGTPRIANRLLKRVRDYAQVRGDGIITPEIAGESLKMLQVDPRGLDSIDHKMLQSMISSFRGGPVGLDTIAATIGEESQTIEDVYEPYLLQIGFLQRTPRGRIVTPAAYHHLGLPLPPQQN, encoded by the coding sequence ATGGATGACCGGATTATATCGGCAAATCTGATGATGGACGAGCAGGCGGTCGAATTAAGCCTGCGGCCCCGTTACCTGGGGGAATACATCGGCCAGAATCAGGTTAAAGAAAACCTGAAAATATATATAGAAGCAGCCAAGATGCGCAGCGAAGCGCTGGATCATGTACTGCTGTACGGGCCTCCGGGCCTGGGCAAGACTACACTGGCCAATATTATTGCCAACGAGCTGGGTGTGAATCTGCGGACCACTTCCGGTCCGGCGATTGAGCGGCCCGGCGATCTGGCGGCGCTGCTGACCAACCTCCAGGAAGGCGATGTGCTGTTCATTGACGAGATCCACCGCCTGCACCGCACGGTGGAAGAGGTTATGTATCCGGCGATGGAGGATTTCGCGCTGGATATTATGATCGGCAAAGGGCCAAGCGCCCGCTCGGTGCGGCTGGACCTGCCGCCCTTCACGCTGATTGGAGCAACGACACGCGCGGGGCTGCTGTCCGCTCCGCTGCGCGACCGCTTCGGCGTAGTCAGCCGGCTGGAGTATTACACCATCGATGAGCTGAGCTTCATCGTGTCCCGCAACGCCGAACTGCTCGGCATCGAGATACTGGGCGATGCCGCTGAAGAGATTGCCCTGCGGGCCCGCGGGACACCGCGGATTGCCAACCGCCTGCTGAAGCGGGTGCGCGATTATGCGCAGGTCCGCGGCGACGGCATCATTACGCCGGAGATTGCCGGTGAATCGCTGAAGATGCTTCAGGTAGATCCCCGGGGCCTGGACAGCATCGACCATAAGATGCTGCAGTCGATGATCAGCTCCTTCCGCGGCGGACCGGTCGGGCTCGATACCATCGCTGCTACGATAGGCGAGGAGAGCCAGACCATCGAGGACGTATACGAGCCTTATCTGCTGCAGATCGGTTTCCTGCAGCGCACGCCGCGCGGACGCATCGTTACCCCTGCGGCCTATCATCATCTGGGACTTCCGCTTCCCCCGCAGCAGAACTGA
- the ruvA gene encoding Holliday junction branch migration protein RuvA — translation MIDFLRGPVVHLESEYVVLDVQGVGYRVFCPNPYAFAKVEGPVTIFIHYQTREDATLLFGFPTREEQKLFRKLIEVSGIGPRVALGILTGGTPDQLISAIYQENITFLTKLPGIGKKTAQRMILDLKDKLDGFGGAALHTGLFAVAAEAQAKAEALPWEEARDALKALGYTDTELDRVWLTMKKEGTDTGPVDVLMKKALGLLFIAK, via the coding sequence ATGATAGATTTCCTAAGAGGACCGGTTGTACATTTGGAATCAGAATATGTCGTGCTGGATGTTCAAGGCGTCGGATACCGGGTCTTCTGCCCGAATCCGTATGCATTTGCCAAGGTGGAGGGTCCGGTGACCATCTTCATTCATTATCAGACCCGTGAGGATGCTACGCTCCTGTTCGGGTTCCCGACCCGTGAGGAACAGAAGCTGTTCCGCAAGCTGATTGAAGTGTCGGGTATCGGACCGCGTGTGGCGCTGGGCATTCTGACCGGCGGAACACCGGATCAGCTGATCTCGGCCATCTATCAGGAGAATATCACCTTCCTGACGAAGCTGCCGGGCATCGGCAAGAAGACGGCGCAGCGGATGATTCTGGATCTGAAGGATAAGCTGGACGGCTTCGGCGGAGCTGCCCTGCATACAGGGCTGTTCGCAGTAGCAGCTGAAGCCCAGGCCAAGGCCGAGGCACTTCCGTGGGAAGAGGCCCGGGACGCCCTGAAGGCGCTGGGGTATACCGATACCGAGCTGGACCGTGTGTGGCTGACGATGAAGAAAGAAGGAACGGATACCGGACCGGTTGACGTGCTGATGAAGAAGGCGCTGGGGCTGCTCTTTATAGCCAAATAG
- the ruvC gene encoding crossover junction endodeoxyribonuclease RuvC produces the protein MRILGIDPGLAIVGFGFVDKTGNKLTPVQYGCIQTEAHTPEEERLLHVYEGMVQLIDKYKPDAVAVEKLFFSRNVTTALPVAQARGVLILAAVQRGLPVAEYTPMMVKQAVVGYGKAEKKQVQEMVKLLLKLSAVPKPDDVADALAVAVCHAHSVSLNSKLNEVLRK, from the coding sequence TTGCGCATCTTGGGGATTGATCCGGGGCTGGCGATTGTCGGCTTTGGTTTTGTAGATAAAACAGGAAACAAATTGACACCGGTACAATACGGCTGTATCCAGACCGAGGCGCATACACCGGAAGAGGAACGTCTGCTGCATGTCTATGAAGGCATGGTGCAGCTGATCGATAAATATAAGCCGGATGCGGTAGCGGTAGAGAAGCTGTTCTTCAGCCGCAATGTGACGACGGCCCTTCCGGTGGCGCAGGCGCGCGGGGTGCTGATTCTGGCGGCCGTGCAGCGCGGGCTTCCGGTCGCGGAATACACCCCTATGATGGTGAAGCAGGCAGTAGTAGGGTACGGCAAGGCTGAGAAGAAACAGGTTCAGGAGATGGTCAAGCTGCTCCTTAAGCTGTCGGCTGTACCGAAGCCCGATGATGTGGCGGATGCACTGGCGGTGGCCGTATGCCACGCCCATTCCGTGAGTCTTAATTCCAAACTAAATGAGGTATTGCGAAAATGA
- a CDS encoding BofC C-terminal domain-containing protein produces MGAACIVLTVLAWRGMQVPEEISALLDHSAWTLPGTLDATMEQTKEAGGSMPAVAAVYNHIESDEEERAAILDSKGLLEAVSREPVSRTVHLKTIYVSGEEVQTLPGNRNPSQLKVLIAQHSGWSGWLSREGDLWLEQRVNDLSPLTKKEAYFGVDEQGNLTLFKGPPASEKVMKTFFQLDMGSMKSSLPEGIWDQLHQGIRVQDMEEYNSVLSTFSDYARDSAEQVMHAE; encoded by the coding sequence GTGGGAGCGGCATGCATCGTGCTTACGGTGCTGGCCTGGCGGGGCATGCAGGTTCCGGAAGAAATCAGCGCACTGCTGGATCATTCGGCCTGGACGTTACCCGGAACTCTAGACGCAACGATGGAGCAGACCAAGGAGGCCGGTGGCAGTATGCCGGCTGTGGCAGCCGTTTATAATCATATAGAGTCTGACGAGGAAGAGAGAGCCGCTATACTGGACAGCAAGGGGCTACTGGAAGCAGTCAGCCGGGAGCCGGTCAGCCGGACAGTGCATTTGAAGACCATCTATGTCTCCGGAGAAGAAGTGCAGACGCTCCCCGGGAACAGGAACCCGTCCCAGCTTAAGGTGCTGATTGCACAGCATTCCGGCTGGAGCGGCTGGCTTAGCCGGGAGGGCGACCTGTGGCTGGAGCAGAGAGTTAATGATCTGTCGCCGCTCACCAAGAAAGAAGCCTATTTCGGTGTGGACGAGCAGGGGAATCTGACACTGTTCAAAGGACCGCCGGCGTCGGAGAAGGTAATGAAGACCTTCTTCCAGCTGGATATGGGCTCGATGAAATCTTCACTGCCGGAGGGAATCTGGGATCAGCTTCATCAAGGCATCCGGGTGCAGGATATGGAGGAGTACAACAGTGTGCTGTCTACCTTCAGCGACTACGCGCGGGATTCGGCGGAACAGGTGATGCATGCGGAATGA
- a CDS encoding serpin family protein, giving the protein MGRRISVLLLAVLLLAGCSEGGSPMSYSERQAAAAGLDSGLAERSNRLGAKLFGQLWKQGGGNLSVSPYSVAAALALAYNGSAGETAEELGTLLGYAPEERQKLNAAHQALLQLLTDGGPGVQLKIANSVWGMKGLPLRKDYLKTGKDFYNAEIKTTDLTARKSVTQINDWVSEHTEHRINEMLTEPPGQRAVAVLVNALYFKGGWSDIFPEEATEPADFYPPDGTAVQAVMMKRSGYFQYAENEDWQAVKLPYGEGQMEMLVVLPGEDSSLQELADQLAAGKLPLLDDGFASTQGTLRLPRFTASYGTELADALQALGVKRAFDPDLGDFSLLADLGLPVYFSKVIHKTYIDVNERGTEAAASTVIEMLAGSAPPADTPFEMTVNRPFLFMIRDVQTRVVLFLGAIENPLNTD; this is encoded by the coding sequence ATGGGAAGAAGAATATCCGTACTCTTGTTAGCCGTGCTTCTGCTGGCCGGCTGCAGTGAAGGAGGTTCACCAATGAGTTACTCGGAGAGACAGGCAGCCGCAGCTGGACTTGATTCCGGGCTGGCTGAGAGAAGCAACCGGCTGGGCGCGAAGCTGTTTGGCCAGTTGTGGAAGCAGGGCGGCGGGAATCTGTCGGTGTCACCTTACAGTGTGGCCGCCGCTCTGGCCCTTGCGTATAACGGCAGCGCCGGAGAGACGGCCGAGGAGCTGGGGACGCTGCTCGGTTATGCGCCTGAAGAGCGGCAGAAGCTGAACGCCGCCCATCAGGCATTGCTGCAGCTACTGACTGACGGGGGACCGGGGGTTCAGCTGAAGATTGCGAACTCGGTCTGGGGCATGAAGGGTTTGCCGCTGCGCAAGGATTATCTCAAGACCGGCAAGGACTTCTATAATGCGGAGATCAAGACCACAGACCTGACTGCCCGGAAGTCCGTCACGCAGATCAATGATTGGGTCTCGGAACACACGGAGCATAGAATCAATGAAATGCTCACGGAGCCGCCGGGACAGCGGGCTGTCGCGGTGCTTGTCAACGCGCTGTATTTCAAAGGCGGCTGGAGTGATATCTTCCCGGAAGAGGCTACAGAGCCAGCAGATTTCTATCCCCCGGACGGAACGGCCGTGCAGGCGGTGATGATGAAGCGGAGCGGGTATTTCCAGTATGCAGAGAATGAGGATTGGCAGGCTGTGAAGCTTCCTTATGGAGAGGGCCAGATGGAGATGCTGGTGGTTCTTCCAGGCGAGGACTCCTCCCTGCAGGAGCTTGCAGATCAGCTTGCGGCGGGCAAGCTCCCGCTTCTTGATGATGGCTTTGCCAGTACCCAAGGTACGCTTCGGCTGCCGCGGTTTACAGCCAGCTACGGGACAGAGCTTGCAGACGCTCTTCAGGCCCTGGGAGTGAAGCGGGCCTTCGATCCGGACCTTGGCGATTTCTCCTTGCTGGCCGATCTTGGGCTTCCGGTATACTTCAGCAAGGTCATCCACAAAACCTACATCGATGTGAATGAACGGGGGACGGAGGCGGCGGCTTCCACTGTGATCGAGATGCTTGCAGGGTCAGCCCCTCCGGCAGATACGCCCTTTGAAATGACGGTCAACCGGCCGTTTCTGTTCATGATCAGAGATGTGCAGACCCGGGTAGTGCTGTTTCTCGGAGCCATTGAGAATCCGCTGAACACAGATTAA
- a CDS encoding CocE/NonD family hydrolase, with the protein MNSYLQQTSFNFYCSGIYSGKIRFTDQVVMHAKVDTRRRTQMQENVLEAGAKYVLPLARIAEQLSIYTSAEWLGDEVVLENGDKYQKHITYQAEISGAERTSQVWAYRGGTALDIVTLDGEVIAFLTPNRYGIELIVKAGYEQLTPLALYAEPLLSQPEYGVNDLGAYLVPMRDGVKLATDLFLPEGLEPGTKVPTILVRTCYDRNGKKEIFMRWANKGYAVVSQDVRGRADSEGELIPFYNERDDGYDTIDWIIAQPWSDGKVGMWGASYLGYVVVAAATSGHPNLLAVVDEVNVGSPFVDTARKGGTLCSWPLLSWTLAQSVGTRTDFDIFGGITVDPEAAVDARPIRDIPQQMIGRTSGPWELWSQHPEYDDFWRNCTFTERGDQVKVPMYVISGWYDGDSPGVSETWRMLTEHDVKSRKIRLGAWEHGPNRARDLLGVSFGNDAVVYDYDISVLRWFDRFLKDIPNGIDQEPRASYYVVGENRWRTSEDWTPAEAVITPFYLGGNGRANSSLGDGRLAAEPEEHSAADTYIYNPADPVADSGEREPENMRKHELRSDIVVYTSEPLAERLTIAGELSAVIYAASTGLDTDWVVTLSDVNEQGDSIRLSNYIVRAKYRHGLEQPQLLVPGQVEQYDIFMQNIAHTFAAGHRVRFTVTSSSKFVAFPNTNTGNNPYEDAEAVIVQQTICHNHEYPSHIKLPVVPNC; encoded by the coding sequence ATGAATTCATACTTACAGCAGACAAGCTTTAACTTCTACTGCTCAGGAATATATAGCGGCAAAATCCGTTTCACGGACCAGGTCGTCATGCACGCCAAGGTTGACACGCGCAGACGTACGCAGATGCAGGAGAATGTGCTGGAGGCAGGGGCGAAATATGTTCTTCCGCTGGCCCGGATTGCGGAGCAGCTTAGTATATACACATCAGCAGAATGGCTGGGGGACGAGGTTGTACTGGAGAACGGGGATAAATATCAGAAGCATATTACCTATCAGGCGGAGATCTCCGGCGCAGAGCGGACTTCACAGGTATGGGCTTACCGCGGGGGCACGGCGCTGGATATTGTGACGCTGGACGGGGAGGTTATCGCTTTTCTGACCCCTAACCGCTATGGCATTGAGCTGATCGTTAAGGCAGGGTATGAGCAGCTGACCCCGCTCGCCCTCTATGCTGAGCCGCTGTTGTCACAGCCGGAATACGGTGTGAATGATCTGGGGGCGTATCTTGTGCCGATGCGGGACGGCGTGAAGCTGGCTACCGATTTGTTTCTTCCTGAAGGTCTTGAGCCGGGAACGAAGGTGCCAACTATCTTGGTAAGAACCTGTTACGACCGGAATGGTAAAAAAGAAATCTTCATGCGCTGGGCGAACAAAGGCTACGCCGTGGTCTCCCAGGATGTACGCGGCCGGGCGGATTCGGAAGGGGAGCTGATCCCGTTCTACAATGAACGCGATGACGGCTACGATACTATTGACTGGATTATAGCCCAGCCATGGTCTGACGGCAAAGTTGGAATGTGGGGCGCCTCCTACCTCGGCTATGTCGTTGTAGCAGCCGCTACCAGCGGCCACCCGAACCTGCTGGCGGTGGTGGATGAGGTGAATGTAGGTTCGCCCTTCGTGGACACCGCGCGCAAAGGCGGGACGCTCTGCTCCTGGCCGCTGCTGTCCTGGACGCTTGCGCAGTCGGTGGGGACGCGTACGGACTTTGATATCTTCGGCGGCATTACAGTGGACCCGGAAGCGGCGGTCGATGCCAGACCGATCAGGGATATTCCGCAGCAGATGATCGGCCGCACTTCGGGGCCGTGGGAGCTGTGGAGCCAGCATCCTGAATATGACGATTTCTGGAGAAACTGTACGTTCACCGAACGCGGGGATCAGGTTAAGGTTCCGATGTATGTGATTTCCGGCTGGTATGACGGTGACAGCCCGGGAGTATCGGAGACCTGGCGGATGCTGACGGAGCATGATGTGAAGAGCCGCAAAATCCGGCTCGGCGCCTGGGAGCACGGACCGAACCGGGCACGGGATCTGCTGGGTGTGTCCTTCGGCAATGATGCAGTGGTGTACGATTATGATATTTCCGTGCTGCGCTGGTTCGACCGGTTCCTGAAGGATATCCCGAACGGCATCGACCAGGAGCCGCGGGCTTCCTATTATGTGGTGGGTGAGAACCGCTGGAGAACCTCGGAGGACTGGACACCGGCAGAAGCGGTGATTACTCCGTTCTATCTGGGCGGGAATGGCCGGGCGAATTCGTCGCTGGGGGATGGCAGACTGGCGGCTGAGCCTGAGGAGCATTCAGCAGCAGACACTTACATCTATAATCCGGCTGATCCGGTGGCCGACAGCGGCGAGCGGGAGCCGGAGAATATGCGGAAGCATGAGCTGCGCAGCGACATTGTCGTCTATACCAGTGAACCGCTGGCAGAGCGTCTGACGATCGCCGGAGAGCTGTCAGCGGTCATCTATGCCGCGAGCACGGGGCTGGATACGGACTGGGTGGTGACGCTCAGCGATGTGAATGAGCAGGGCGATTCCATCCGCCTGTCCAATTACATCGTGCGGGCGAAATACCGGCACGGGCTGGAACAGCCGCAGCTGCTGGTGCCGGGGCAGGTGGAGCAGTACGATATTTTCATGCAGAACATTGCCCACACTTTTGCCGCAGGGCACCGGGTACGCTTCACTGTCACTTCTTCCAGCAAATTTGTGGCCTTCCCCAACACGAACACCGGGAATAATCCATATGAAGATGCTGAAGCGGTGATTGTACAGCAGACGATCTGCCATAACCATGAGTATCCGAGCCATATTAAGCTGCCGGTGGTGCCGAATTGCTAA
- a CDS encoding dipeptidase, with translation MGLQEQEGWYDFGLSASQEERAKRLHEENINIDLLFQGPLSPGAIPESVSLKVKELCEPYKDEPMVYSAMPAQIITRLSASGEIAEYKEEWYRSGITAGNRELHLNDTESMITSMGEVQLQFDSSDWLVKALTAEDIRRAKREGRKAGIVTAQETDALGKNLELLDALHGFGLRILQLTYNNQNLIGSGCAEPGNGGLSKYGLRFVERLNTLRIIVDTGHCGRQTTLDACAASSAPVIASHTGVEAIYPHMRCKSDEEIRAIAATGGVIGIFAMPWFVHEDPDHTTIEHVLDHIEYVIRLVGADHVGIGTDWPMSDLGWSLVFFKEHIAPKLGFAKGDGPSTETVAGLEKYSYFSNFTRGLVGRGYSDEEIAKIMGGNWLRVFEQICG, from the coding sequence GTGGGCTTACAGGAACAGGAAGGCTGGTATGATTTCGGACTGAGTGCATCACAGGAGGAGCGGGCGAAACGCCTGCATGAAGAGAATATCAATATTGATCTGCTGTTTCAGGGGCCTCTATCTCCAGGCGCAATTCCCGAGAGTGTCTCGCTTAAGGTGAAGGAGCTGTGCGAGCCGTACAAGGATGAACCGATGGTCTACAGCGCCATGCCGGCGCAGATCATTACCCGGCTGTCGGCCAGCGGCGAGATTGCGGAGTACAAAGAGGAATGGTACAGGTCCGGCATTACGGCGGGGAACCGCGAGCTGCACCTGAATGATACGGAGAGTATGATTACCAGTATGGGTGAGGTTCAGCTGCAGTTCGATTCCTCAGACTGGCTGGTGAAGGCACTGACGGCGGAGGATATCCGCAGGGCTAAACGTGAGGGCAGGAAGGCAGGGATTGTAACGGCACAGGAAACGGATGCGCTGGGAAAAAATCTGGAGCTGCTCGATGCGCTGCATGGCTTTGGTCTAAGGATTCTGCAGTTAACGTACAATAACCAGAATCTGATAGGTTCCGGCTGTGCGGAGCCGGGCAATGGAGGGCTGTCCAAATACGGTCTGCGGTTTGTGGAACGGCTGAACACGCTCAGAATCATCGTCGATACCGGACACTGCGGCAGACAGACCACCCTGGATGCCTGCGCGGCCTCAAGTGCGCCGGTTATCGCCTCGCATACTGGTGTGGAAGCTATCTACCCGCATATGCGCTGCAAAAGTGATGAGGAGATCCGTGCAATTGCTGCCACCGGCGGGGTGATTGGTATTTTTGCGATGCCGTGGTTTGTACATGAAGATCCTGATCATACCACCATTGAGCATGTGCTGGACCATATTGAATATGTGATCAGGCTGGTAGGCGCAGATCATGTGGGCATCGGCACGGACTGGCCTATGAGTGACCTTGGCTGGTCGCTGGTCTTTTTCAAAGAGCATATCGCTCCGAAGCTGGGATTCGCCAAAGGGGATGGTCCCTCCACGGAGACCGTAGCAGGGCTTGAGAAATACAGTTATTTCAGCAATTTCACGCGGGGACTGGTAGGGCGCGGTTACAGCGATGAAGAGATCGCTAAGATTATGGGCGGCAACTGGCTGCGCGTGTTCGAACAAATTTGCGGATAG
- a CDS encoding ornithine cyclodeaminase family protein translates to MINGKEVAEILTMESCIAVMETVLADLSEGEAVQSLRQVLPLEERNVLGLMPGYLRREGVAGAKIISVFPGNHGSGLPSHQGMVSLFDAATGVPLAIVDGQSITAIRTAAVSAAATKLLAREEAESLAVLGTGEQARSHLEAMLQVRGIKRAKVWSRTPGKARAFADAMSSRWNAEITAALSVQDAVMDADIICTATAAGEPVLHGAWVKPGAHINAIGACRAHERELDTALVAGARLYVDRLESAVHEAGDYLIPLSEGAITADHIIGEIGGLLKGHVPGRGSSSEITLFKGLGLAVQDLAAAFYIYKQAVALNKGVEVSL, encoded by the coding sequence ACGATGGAGTCCTGCATCGCTGTGATGGAAACTGTCCTCGCTGACCTGTCGGAGGGGGAGGCGGTGCAGAGTCTCCGCCAGGTTCTTCCGCTGGAGGAGCGGAATGTGCTGGGATTGATGCCGGGGTATCTGCGGCGTGAAGGGGTCGCTGGTGCTAAGATCATCAGCGTATTCCCTGGCAACCACGGGAGCGGTCTGCCGTCGCATCAGGGGATGGTGTCGTTGTTCGACGCCGCCACCGGCGTGCCGCTGGCCATAGTGGACGGCCAGTCGATTACAGCCATCCGCACGGCGGCGGTCAGTGCGGCAGCGACGAAGCTGCTCGCCAGGGAAGAGGCGGAGTCCCTGGCGGTTCTCGGCACCGGGGAGCAGGCCCGGAGCCATCTGGAGGCGATGCTGCAGGTGCGCGGCATTAAGCGCGCCAAGGTCTGGAGCAGAACGCCGGGCAAGGCCCGGGCGTTCGCCGATGCCATGAGCAGCCGGTGGAACGCAGAGATCACGGCAGCGCTGTCTGTGCAGGACGCGGTGATGGACGCGGACATTATCTGCACGGCGACGGCGGCGGGCGAGCCGGTGCTGCACGGCGCCTGGGTGAAGCCAGGCGCGCACATCAATGCGATCGGCGCATGCAGGGCGCATGAACGGGAGCTGGACACGGCGCTGGTAGCCGGGGCCAGGCTCTATGTGGACCGGCTGGAGTCGGCGGTCCATGAAGCGGGGGATTATCTGATCCCGCTCAGTGAAGGGGCGATTACGGCGGACCATATTATTGGTGAAATCGGCGGCCTGCTGAAGGGACATGTTCCGGGCAGGGGAAGCAGCAGTGAAATCACGCTTTTTAAGGGACTGGGGCTTGCCGTTCAGGATCTTGCCGCAGCCTTCTATATTTATAAACAGGCGGTTGCGCTGAATAAAGGTGTGGAAGTTTCATTGTAA